From the genome of Brassica oleracea var. oleracea cultivar TO1000 chromosome C4, BOL, whole genome shotgun sequence:
TAACCCGAATCCATATGATATATGATTACTTTATAGGTTTTAGGATACAATACAATTTTGAACCGAACCCGAAGTGTTATTACCCGAACCCGACCCGTACTAATAAAATTTTAGTACGGGAGCTATGAGCGTAAACCCGAAAACCGGAAAATTCGGAAAACCCGATCCGAACGCTCATGCCTGGGTAAACTAGTCGTTTTAGTTCACATGTCATAGTTATTTATTTTGTGGATTATTAATCTAATCAATTGTTTTTGCGTGCTACTTTTTGTGAAACCTTGTAGAGGCTAATACAGCCGTCTTCTGGGACATAGAGGACTGCCCAATACCTGGTGGTATGGATCCTCTTACGTTTCTTCAGAATATCAAATTAGCTCTTGTGAATCATGGTTGTCATGTTAACGTGTCAATTATGGCTTATTGTGACAAGAATAGGAGCCTTGAGGACTTCTCCCTCAGTGATACCTCACCCATCACCTTGGTACCCACAGGTGAATATTCCTTCACTACTTTATTTATTTTTATACGTATGTAATCGAAAGATCTATGTTTATTATATATGGTTTCAGGCGATAAATATGCGAGAATTAAGAAAATGTTTAGGGATATTTTTTTATGGGCACTGGCAAATCCCCAAACATCAAGTGTGATGGTGGTGATCACAAAAAGCATGCCATGGCACATTTCAGATGTTCCTTGTGATGCTTTTGAGTCAAGAAATTACAATCTTGTCTTAGCAGATCCTTATGCCGTCGGATATGTAAACTCTGTATGGCTTTCGACAAGCTTATTTGGTGGAGGCAACCCTATCGACCTAAAGGAAAGAAAGGATCATAGGTCGCCCATAATGCTTTAATCAGTCTGATCATGCCTTGCTTATGTGGGGAGTGGAAGGTTACAACTACCAAGGGAGACTGTACATAGCTGATCATGCATGGTTCGGTTCGACCATAATGCCTTTATCAGTCTCACTTTTGTTTTCTTTTGAACTAATTTGAGTCAGTCTCACTTTGTTTTATGTCAAAAGTCTTTTGAGTTTGTGTATGGACATTGACGTTATCAAGTACAGAAGTATGTGCTGTCAGAAAGAAAAAAAGAGAGAACAGTTTCAAGTTATTATTATAACCAAACCAAATCACTTATTCCGGTTATATTCGGTTTAAGTTTATTTGTTCCCCACACCCATTCCTGGCGGCTGTATCCGTTTTAGAAAATTATCACCGGCGACTATGAACCGCTTCGTCGTCGTTTCAGCTGCCGTCTTCCTCCTCATCTCCGTCGCGTATCTTCCTCTCCTCAACGAACTATGTAATAATCACTCCGTCGTTAAATCAAAACTTCTATTGTTAAACAATTTGACTTCGATTACGAAAGTTGTTGTTCGCAGATTGGTCAACTCTGACATCTCTTAAACCACCGGTTAGGGTCGTGGCGGATTTGCTAGTCACAAATGGAACAATCTTCACCAGCGACAAATCTTTACCCTTTGCTGATTCCATGGCCATTCGCAACGGCAGGATTCTCAAAGTCGGAAGCTTTACCACTCTCAAGGTTCACTTCACTCTGTTTTTTTTCCCACTCTGTTCCTTAGTGTTAAATGTGATTGATGAATCTTGAAGTTTGATAGAATGTCATTACTCATGTAGTTCATGATTTGGTGAAAGACAGGATTTTGTAGGAGATGGGACTGTGGAGGTGAATCTGGAGGGGAAGGTTGTAGTGCCTGGACTTATTGATTCACATGTTCATTTGATTTCTGGGGGACTGCAGGTGATAACCCACAGTCTTATATACATACTGCCAAGTAAAGACATCGTTGATCACAAACAGTTTACTCCTTTGATTGAGCACAGATGGCTCAGGTTGGACTCAGAGGAGTGAGTCAGAAGGAAGAGTTTTGCAAAATGGTTAAAGACGCGGTTCAGAGTAATTTCTTTGATCTTATTGTAATGGTTGCATCTTTAAGTTTGTGGTTACTAGGTCGGTTTTTTGTTCACGTATTTCGGTTTTCCGTTTCTATAGATTTAGGAACCGTTCGGTTAGTTATAAAATTTGGTTCGGTTATTTCGGTTTTCTATTCCGTGGGGGCAGTAAAGTTGGGAATCCGCTATTATCGGATTTTTTTTTTTTGATAAATGTGCCCATGTAGGTTTGTGTTCATCTAGAGATTTAGGAACCGTTTAGTTATTTATAAAACTCGGTTCGGTTTTAGTTCGATTATTTTGGTTTTTGCTTCGGTGCGAGCAGCAAAGTTGGAAACCAGCAAATATCGGAAAAAGTTTTGGGTCCAAAATTTCTGTTCGGTACGGTTCAGTTCAGGATAAATGTGTCCATGCCTAGTGGTTACATTAATTTCATTATTGTTTGTTTTATTACTAGTGTGAGATGTGTTTTGTTCATTATGCTGATTTTTATTCAGATGCAAAAGAGGGCTCATGGATTCTTGGTGGTGGATGGAACAATGATTTCTGGGGAGGAGAGTTGCCTTCTGCTTCTTGGATTGATGAAATCTCTCCTCATAATCCTGTAAGAGATGAAACCTGCTAACATTTTGTGTTTTGTCAATAGCTTTATTTACTTCTTTGTTTCCTGTGATGTAATGTAGGTTTGGTTGATTAGGATGGATGGTCATATGGCTTTGGCGAATTCCCTCACCCTTAAGATTGCTGGTGTTACCAGTTTAACGGAAGATCCAGTTGGTGGAACCATAATGAGATTGCCTAGTGGCGGTAATGCTTATGTATACTGATACAGCACTTAGAATTGTAGAGAAGCTTTCCGTGTTGTGGTTTGTATACTAGAATAAGC
Proteins encoded in this window:
- the LOC106338599 gene encoding uncharacterized protein LOC106338599 — its product is MSVNPKTGKFGKPDPNAHAWANTAVFWDIEDCPIPGGMDPLTFLQNIKLALVNHGCHVNVSIMAYCDKNRSLEDFSLSDTSPITLVPTGDKYARIKKMFRDIFLWALANPQTSSVMVVITKSMPWHISDVPCDAFESRNYNLVLADPYAVGYVNSVWLSTSLFGGGNPIDLKERKDHRSPIML